One genomic region from Rattus norvegicus strain BN/NHsdMcwi chromosome 10, GRCr8, whole genome shotgun sequence encodes:
- the Gpr142 gene encoding probable G-protein coupled receptor 142: MGLEGPETAAQPQVTLLPTINGSNPQYDSVDGHWPETPEKSPCVAGIIPVIYYSVLLSLGLPVNVLTTVVLARLAVRTKKPSYHYLLALTASDIVTQVVIVFIGFLLQGAVLARQVPQAVVRTANILEFAANHASVWIAVLFTVDRYNALCRPLRHRATSSPGRTHRAIAAVLSVTLLTGIPFYWWLDVWRDADPPSTMDKLLKWAHCLIVYFIPCNVFLVTNSAIILRLRKRGQRGLQPWMSKSTAILLGVTSLFALLWAPRISVMLYHLYVAPVHRDWRVHLALDIANMLAMLNTAVNFGLYCFISKTFRATVRQVIQDVHMSCALKSQPKGTVTELVLKSVGAEL; this comes from the exons ATGGGACTTGAGGGACCAGAGACAG CTGCGCAGCCACAAGTGACCCTGCTGCCTACCATCAATGGGAGTAACCCACAATACGACAGTGTGGACGGCCACTGGCCAGAGACCCCAGAGAAGTCGCCCTGCGTGGCTGGTATCATACCTGTCATCTACTACAGTGTCCTACTGAGCCTGGGGCTGCCTG TCAACGTCCTGACTACAGTGGTCCTGGCCCGCCTTGCTGTCAGGACCAAGAAACCCTCCTACCATTATCTCCTGGCACTCACAGCCTCAGATATCGTCACACAAGTGGTCATCGTCTTCATAGGCTTCCTCCTGCAGGGAGCCGTGCTGGCCCGCCAGGTGCCTCAGGCCGTGGTGCGCACGGCTAACATCCTGGAGTTTGCTGCCAATCACGCCTCAGTCTGGATTGCAGTCTTGTTCACGGTGGACCGCTACAACGCCCTGTGCCGCCCCTTGCGCCATCGGGCCACCTCGTCCCCAGGCCGGACCCACCGCGCTATTGCCGCTGTCCTTAGCGTTACCCTACTGACCGGCATCCCATTCTACTGGTGGCTGGATGTGTGGAGGGATGCAGACCCTCCTAGCACTATGGACAAACTCCTCAAGTGGGCTCACTGTCTCATCGTCTACTTCATTCCCTGCAATGTTTTCCTGGTCACCAACTCTGCCATCATCCTTCGGCTACGGAAGAGGGGCCAGAGAGGGCTGCAGCCATGGATGAGCAAGAGCACAGCCATCCTCCTGGGTGTCACTTCTCTCTTCGCTCTCCTCTGGGCACCGCGCATTTCTGTCATGCTGTACCATCTGTATGTGGCTCCTGTTCACCGGGACTGGAGGGTCCACCTCGCCTTGGACATAGCCAACATGTTGGCCATGCTCAACACGGCGGTCAACTTTGGCCTCTACTGCTTCATCAGCAAGACTTTCAGAGCCACAGTCCGACAGGTCATCCAGGATGTCCACATGTCTTGTGCTTTAAAGTCACAGCCAAAGGGAACGGTGACAGAACTTGTGCTGAAGTCTGTAGGGGCAGAGTTATAG
- the Btbd17 gene encoding BTB/POZ domain-containing protein 17 isoform X1 — protein sequence MIRKGSCKPGSWGSFWAILALVGLATRAVGSTRLGAFSGSAMSLPAAAQRADVVGEAAGISINHSHMLLQRLQDLLRHGNASDVVLRVQAVGTDEVRAFHTHRLLLGLHSELFRELLSNQSEVVLQEPGDCAAVFDKFIRYLYCGELTVLLAQAIPLHRLATKYRVASLQRGVADYMRAHLAGGAGPAVGWYHYAVSTGDEALRESCLQFLAWNLSAVAGSAEWGAVSPELLAQLLQRSDLVLQDELELFHALEAWLGRTRPPPTVAERALRAIRYPMIPPAQLFQLQARSAALARHGPAVADLLLQAYQFHAASPLHYAKFFHVNSSAFLPRNYLAPAWGAPWVINNPARDDRSTSFQTQLGPSGHDAGRRITWNVLFSPRWLPVSLRPVYADAAGTALPAARPEDGRPRLVVTPASSGGDAAGVSFQKTVLVGARHQGRLLVRHAYSFHQSSEEAGDFLAHADLQRRNSEYLVENALHLHLIVKPVYHTLIRTPS from the exons ATGATTAGAAAAGGCTCCTGCAAGCCCGGGTCCTGGGGCAGCTTCTGGGCTATCCTGGCCTTGGTGGGACTGGCCACTCGTGCAG TTGGAAGCACCAGGCTGGGTGCCTTCTCAGGCTCTGCCATGTCCCTTCCTGCTGCAGCTCAGAGAGCCGATGTGGTTGGGGAGGCAGCAGGCATCTCCATCAACCACTCCCACATGCTGCTCCAGCGACTGCAGGACCTGCTGCGCCACGGCAACGCCAGTGATGTCGTCCTCCGAGTACAAGCTGTGGGCACGGACGAGGTCCGAGCCTTCCACACCCATCGCTTGTTgctggggctacacagtgagctgtTCCGGGAGCTGCTGAGCAACCAGAGTGAGGTGGTGCTGCAGGAACCGGGGGACTGTGCTGCCGTCTTTGACAAGTTCATCAG GTATTTGTACTGTGGTGAGCTGACGGTACTACTGGCCCAGGCTATCCCACTGCATAGGCTGGCCACCAAATACCGAGTAGCATCCTTGCAGCGAGGCGTGGCCGACTACATGCGCGCGCACCTGGCGGGAGGCGCGGGCCCCGCTGTGGGCTGGTACCACTATGCAGTGAGCACCGGGGATGAGGCTCTGCGCGAGAGCTGCCTGCAGTTCCTGGCTTGGAACCTTTCTGCCGTGGCGGGGAGCGCGGAGTGGGGCGCCGTGAGCCCCGAGTTGCTGGCACAGCTCTTGCAGCGCTCGGACCTGGTGCTGCAGGATGAGCTGGAGCTGTTCCACGCGCTGGAGGCGTGGCTGGGCCGAACGCGGCCGCCCCCCACCGTGGCCGAGCGAGCGCTGCGCGCCATCCGCTACCCCATGATCCCGCCGGCACAGCTGTTCCAGCTGCAGGCGCGCTCGGCCGCGCTGGCGCGCCACGGCCCGGCGGTGGCAGATCTCTTGCTGCAGGCTTATCAGTTCCACGCCGCCTCGCCGTTGCACTACGCCAAGTTCTTCCACGTGAACAGCAGTGCTTTCCTGCCGCGCAACTACCTCGCCCCGGCCTGGGGCGCCCCATGGGTCATCAACAACCCGGCTCGCGACGATCGCAGCACCAGCTTCCAGACGCAGCTGGGGCCAAGCGGCCACGACGCGGGTCGTCGGATTACCTGGAACGTGCTCTTCTCCCCGCGCTGGCTACCCGTCAGCCTGCGGCCCGTCTACGCGGACGCCGCGGGTACCGCGCTGCCCGCCGCGCGCCCGGAAGATGGGAGGCCGCGACTGGTGGTCACGCCGGCTAGCAGCGGTGGGGACGCGGCGGGCGTGAGTTTCCAGAAGACCGTGCTGGTGGGTGCGCGCCATCAGGGCCGCCTCTTGGTCCGCCACGCCTACAGCTTCCATCAGAGCAGCGAGGAGGCTGGCGACTTCCTGGCCCACGCAGATCTGCAGAGGCGCAACTCCGAATACCTGGTGGAGAATGCACTGCATCTCCATCTCATTGTCAAGCCGGTGTACCACACCCTCATCCGGACTCCCAGTTAG
- the Btbd17 gene encoding BTB/POZ domain-containing protein 17 precursor has protein sequence MIRKGSCKPGSWGSFWAILALVGLATRAEPPVRPFVSLVGSTRLGAFSGSAMSLPAAAQRADVVGEAAGISINHSHMLLQRLQDLLRHGNASDVVLRVQAVGTDEVRAFHTHRLLLGLHSELFRELLSNQSEVVLQEPGDCAAVFDKFIRYLYCGELTVLLAQAIPLHRLATKYRVASLQRGVADYMRAHLAGGAGPAVGWYHYAVSTGDEALRESCLQFLAWNLSAVAGSAEWGAVSPELLAQLLQRSDLVLQDELELFHALEAWLGRTRPPPTVAERALRAIRYPMIPPAQLFQLQARSAALARHGPAVADLLLQAYQFHAASPLHYAKFFHVNSSAFLPRNYLAPAWGAPWVINNPARDDRSTSFQTQLGPSGHDAGRRITWNVLFSPRWLPVSLRPVYADAAGTALPAARPEDGRPRLVVTPASSGGDAAGVSFQKTVLVGARHQGRLLVRHAYSFHQSSEEAGDFLAHADLQRRNSEYLVENALHLHLIVKPVYHTLIRTPS, from the exons ATGATTAGAAAAGGCTCCTGCAAGCCCGGGTCCTGGGGCAGCTTCTGGGCTATCCTGGCCTTGGTGGGACTGGCCACTCGTGCAG AGCCACCAGTTCGTCCCTTTGTATCCTTAGTTGGAAGCACCAGGCTGGGTGCCTTCTCAGGCTCTGCCATGTCCCTTCCTGCTGCAGCTCAGAGAGCCGATGTGGTTGGGGAGGCAGCAGGCATCTCCATCAACCACTCCCACATGCTGCTCCAGCGACTGCAGGACCTGCTGCGCCACGGCAACGCCAGTGATGTCGTCCTCCGAGTACAAGCTGTGGGCACGGACGAGGTCCGAGCCTTCCACACCCATCGCTTGTTgctggggctacacagtgagctgtTCCGGGAGCTGCTGAGCAACCAGAGTGAGGTGGTGCTGCAGGAACCGGGGGACTGTGCTGCCGTCTTTGACAAGTTCATCAG GTATTTGTACTGTGGTGAGCTGACGGTACTACTGGCCCAGGCTATCCCACTGCATAGGCTGGCCACCAAATACCGAGTAGCATCCTTGCAGCGAGGCGTGGCCGACTACATGCGCGCGCACCTGGCGGGAGGCGCGGGCCCCGCTGTGGGCTGGTACCACTATGCAGTGAGCACCGGGGATGAGGCTCTGCGCGAGAGCTGCCTGCAGTTCCTGGCTTGGAACCTTTCTGCCGTGGCGGGGAGCGCGGAGTGGGGCGCCGTGAGCCCCGAGTTGCTGGCACAGCTCTTGCAGCGCTCGGACCTGGTGCTGCAGGATGAGCTGGAGCTGTTCCACGCGCTGGAGGCGTGGCTGGGCCGAACGCGGCCGCCCCCCACCGTGGCCGAGCGAGCGCTGCGCGCCATCCGCTACCCCATGATCCCGCCGGCACAGCTGTTCCAGCTGCAGGCGCGCTCGGCCGCGCTGGCGCGCCACGGCCCGGCGGTGGCAGATCTCTTGCTGCAGGCTTATCAGTTCCACGCCGCCTCGCCGTTGCACTACGCCAAGTTCTTCCACGTGAACAGCAGTGCTTTCCTGCCGCGCAACTACCTCGCCCCGGCCTGGGGCGCCCCATGGGTCATCAACAACCCGGCTCGCGACGATCGCAGCACCAGCTTCCAGACGCAGCTGGGGCCAAGCGGCCACGACGCGGGTCGTCGGATTACCTGGAACGTGCTCTTCTCCCCGCGCTGGCTACCCGTCAGCCTGCGGCCCGTCTACGCGGACGCCGCGGGTACCGCGCTGCCCGCCGCGCGCCCGGAAGATGGGAGGCCGCGACTGGTGGTCACGCCGGCTAGCAGCGGTGGGGACGCGGCGGGCGTGAGTTTCCAGAAGACCGTGCTGGTGGGTGCGCGCCATCAGGGCCGCCTCTTGGTCCGCCACGCCTACAGCTTCCATCAGAGCAGCGAGGAGGCTGGCGACTTCCTGGCCCACGCAGATCTGCAGAGGCGCAACTCCGAATACCTGGTGGAGAATGCACTGCATCTCCATCTCATTGTCAAGCCGGTGTACCACACCCTCATCCGGACTCCCAGTTAG
- the Btbd17 gene encoding BTB/POZ domain-containing protein 17 isoform X2, whose amino-acid sequence MIRKGSCKPGSWGSFWAILALVGLATRAAQRADVVGEAAGISINHSHMLLQRLQDLLRHGNASDVVLRVQAVGTDEVRAFHTHRLLLGLHSELFRELLSNQSEVVLQEPGDCAAVFDKFIRYLYCGELTVLLAQAIPLHRLATKYRVASLQRGVADYMRAHLAGGAGPAVGWYHYAVSTGDEALRESCLQFLAWNLSAVAGSAEWGAVSPELLAQLLQRSDLVLQDELELFHALEAWLGRTRPPPTVAERALRAIRYPMIPPAQLFQLQARSAALARHGPAVADLLLQAYQFHAASPLHYAKFFHVNSSAFLPRNYLAPAWGAPWVINNPARDDRSTSFQTQLGPSGHDAGRRITWNVLFSPRWLPVSLRPVYADAAGTALPAARPEDGRPRLVVTPASSGGDAAGVSFQKTVLVGARHQGRLLVRHAYSFHQSSEEAGDFLAHADLQRRNSEYLVENALHLHLIVKPVYHTLIRTPS is encoded by the exons ATGATTAGAAAAGGCTCCTGCAAGCCCGGGTCCTGGGGCAGCTTCTGGGCTATCCTGGCCTTGGTGGGACTGGCCACTCGTGCAG CTCAGAGAGCCGATGTGGTTGGGGAGGCAGCAGGCATCTCCATCAACCACTCCCACATGCTGCTCCAGCGACTGCAGGACCTGCTGCGCCACGGCAACGCCAGTGATGTCGTCCTCCGAGTACAAGCTGTGGGCACGGACGAGGTCCGAGCCTTCCACACCCATCGCTTGTTgctggggctacacagtgagctgtTCCGGGAGCTGCTGAGCAACCAGAGTGAGGTGGTGCTGCAGGAACCGGGGGACTGTGCTGCCGTCTTTGACAAGTTCATCAG GTATTTGTACTGTGGTGAGCTGACGGTACTACTGGCCCAGGCTATCCCACTGCATAGGCTGGCCACCAAATACCGAGTAGCATCCTTGCAGCGAGGCGTGGCCGACTACATGCGCGCGCACCTGGCGGGAGGCGCGGGCCCCGCTGTGGGCTGGTACCACTATGCAGTGAGCACCGGGGATGAGGCTCTGCGCGAGAGCTGCCTGCAGTTCCTGGCTTGGAACCTTTCTGCCGTGGCGGGGAGCGCGGAGTGGGGCGCCGTGAGCCCCGAGTTGCTGGCACAGCTCTTGCAGCGCTCGGACCTGGTGCTGCAGGATGAGCTGGAGCTGTTCCACGCGCTGGAGGCGTGGCTGGGCCGAACGCGGCCGCCCCCCACCGTGGCCGAGCGAGCGCTGCGCGCCATCCGCTACCCCATGATCCCGCCGGCACAGCTGTTCCAGCTGCAGGCGCGCTCGGCCGCGCTGGCGCGCCACGGCCCGGCGGTGGCAGATCTCTTGCTGCAGGCTTATCAGTTCCACGCCGCCTCGCCGTTGCACTACGCCAAGTTCTTCCACGTGAACAGCAGTGCTTTCCTGCCGCGCAACTACCTCGCCCCGGCCTGGGGCGCCCCATGGGTCATCAACAACCCGGCTCGCGACGATCGCAGCACCAGCTTCCAGACGCAGCTGGGGCCAAGCGGCCACGACGCGGGTCGTCGGATTACCTGGAACGTGCTCTTCTCCCCGCGCTGGCTACCCGTCAGCCTGCGGCCCGTCTACGCGGACGCCGCGGGTACCGCGCTGCCCGCCGCGCGCCCGGAAGATGGGAGGCCGCGACTGGTGGTCACGCCGGCTAGCAGCGGTGGGGACGCGGCGGGCGTGAGTTTCCAGAAGACCGTGCTGGTGGGTGCGCGCCATCAGGGCCGCCTCTTGGTCCGCCACGCCTACAGCTTCCATCAGAGCAGCGAGGAGGCTGGCGACTTCCTGGCCCACGCAGATCTGCAGAGGCGCAACTCCGAATACCTGGTGGAGAATGCACTGCATCTCCATCTCATTGTCAAGCCGGTGTACCACACCCTCATCCGGACTCCCAGTTAG